Proteins from a single region of Amycolatopsis sp. CA-230715:
- a CDS encoding molybdopterin-dependent oxidoreductase produces the protein MGVQRVPGYCTLCKSHCGSVSVVDRDRLLAVEPLDGHPSGGALCAKGRAMPELVASPKRLLHPLKRTNPKDAADPGWVRVGWDEALDEIAGRLAEIREESGPESVAFAVTTPSGTPMVDGSEWVNRFVQSFGSPNTVYATEICGWHKNFAHAFTFGKGIGTPDYRAAELIVLWGHNPARTWLAQASAIAEARRDGAKVVVVDPKRGGSGQQADQWLRIRPGADAALALGAVNHLIGGEHYDAEFVRSWTNGPFLVDSETGDVVRENGGFLVWDNASGAPRRYDTSRALSAPHDVALHGRFRLADGRAVRPAFDLLAEHVAEWTPAKVAETTWIELAEVTAFYAMLAKYRRVAYYSWTGVGQHTNATQTERAMSVLYALLGSYDRAGGIRWLDKHRPNPLADFAALPAEVREKALGKQEMPLGPPAQGHVTARDFRRAVLDGEPYRVRAMIGFGANMVVSQGSADENRRALRALEFQVQCDLFENPTAATADFLLPVCAPPERDGLMIGFDNSADGEELVQLRPRMIPPAGESRSDYDIVTGLAARLGMSGDFFGGDVDAGRNHQLAPLGLTVDELRANPGGIRVPIDQRERKYATELADGTVTGFGTESRRVELYSGLLRRHGQPALPTFVEPDGIAPGDAAFPYVLTTAKNGHYTHSSLRSLASLRRRSPDPGVDISPALAARRGLAEGDWAIVRTPDGEARLRVRLDDSLDDRVVIAEHGWWDDQAPLATPGLAALGRRTSNINAALSDRRRDPISGSVPLRAVACDLVRDAETSAGNWAGWRAFVVTGRTPVENGALSLTLRPADGGELPEFRPGQNVTVRAPRLGTQRAYSLTNGTGDLRIAVKNIGGRMSAHLHTAGEDVLELKAPTGTFTPPVGGNRTVLCIGGGIGITPFLGYLETLAEGRPVPPRVRVVYTHRGEEGETPIADRLAELAAGLPGVELVRHVTGEGTGRFTVDERLDEFLATGPVVYLCGPAAMMAELTEQLAARGVDRFDIFGEEFFTEVEVPETLSPATVRFTRSGREIVWTPESGTLLDAAESAGIRLGSGCRTGVCESCRVEVRRGEITHLSTVDTVAGSCLTCQAIPLSDVDIEA, from the coding sequence ATGGGTGTTCAGCGAGTTCCCGGGTACTGCACGCTCTGCAAGTCGCACTGCGGCTCCGTTTCGGTGGTCGACCGCGATCGCCTGCTGGCCGTCGAGCCGCTCGACGGGCACCCGAGCGGCGGCGCGCTGTGCGCGAAGGGCAGGGCGATGCCCGAGCTGGTCGCCAGCCCGAAGCGGCTGCTGCACCCGCTGAAGCGGACGAACCCCAAGGACGCCGCCGATCCCGGCTGGGTGCGGGTGGGCTGGGACGAAGCGCTCGACGAGATCGCGGGCAGGCTCGCGGAGATCCGCGAGGAGAGCGGGCCCGAGTCGGTCGCGTTCGCGGTGACCACGCCGAGCGGCACGCCGATGGTCGACGGCAGCGAGTGGGTCAACCGGTTCGTGCAGTCCTTCGGCAGCCCCAACACCGTGTACGCCACCGAGATCTGCGGCTGGCACAAGAACTTCGCGCACGCGTTCACCTTCGGCAAGGGCATCGGGACGCCGGACTACCGCGCGGCCGAGCTGATCGTGCTGTGGGGCCACAACCCCGCGCGCACCTGGCTCGCCCAGGCCAGCGCGATCGCCGAGGCGCGCCGCGACGGCGCGAAGGTGGTGGTGGTCGACCCGAAGCGCGGCGGGAGCGGGCAGCAGGCCGACCAGTGGCTGCGCATCCGGCCCGGTGCCGACGCGGCGCTCGCGCTCGGGGCGGTCAACCACTTGATCGGCGGCGAGCACTACGACGCGGAGTTCGTCCGGTCCTGGACCAACGGGCCGTTCCTCGTCGACTCCGAGACCGGGGACGTGGTCCGGGAGAACGGCGGATTCCTGGTGTGGGACAACGCTTCCGGGGCACCGCGGCGCTACGACACGAGCCGGGCGCTGAGCGCGCCGCACGACGTCGCGCTGCACGGCCGGTTCCGGCTCGCCGACGGGCGGGCCGTGCGCCCCGCCTTCGATCTGCTCGCCGAGCACGTGGCCGAGTGGACGCCCGCCAAGGTCGCCGAGACCACCTGGATCGAACTCGCCGAGGTCACCGCGTTCTACGCGATGCTGGCGAAGTACCGGCGGGTCGCCTACTACTCGTGGACCGGGGTCGGCCAGCACACCAACGCCACGCAGACCGAGCGGGCGATGAGCGTGCTGTACGCGCTGCTCGGCAGCTACGACCGCGCGGGCGGCATCCGCTGGCTGGACAAGCACCGGCCGAACCCACTGGCGGACTTCGCCGCGCTGCCCGCCGAGGTGCGGGAAAAGGCGTTGGGCAAACAGGAAATGCCGCTCGGCCCGCCCGCGCAGGGGCACGTGACCGCGCGGGACTTCCGCCGCGCCGTGCTGGACGGCGAGCCGTACCGCGTGCGCGCGATGATCGGGTTCGGCGCGAACATGGTGGTGTCGCAGGGATCCGCCGACGAGAACCGCAGGGCGCTGCGCGCGCTGGAGTTCCAGGTGCAGTGCGACCTGTTCGAGAACCCGACCGCGGCGACCGCGGACTTCCTGCTGCCGGTGTGCGCGCCACCGGAGCGAGACGGGTTGATGATCGGCTTCGACAACAGCGCGGACGGCGAGGAACTGGTCCAGCTCCGGCCGCGGATGATCCCGCCCGCCGGTGAGTCCCGTTCGGACTACGACATCGTGACCGGGCTGGCGGCGAGGCTCGGCATGTCGGGGGATTTCTTCGGCGGCGACGTGGACGCGGGCCGGAACCACCAGCTCGCCCCGCTCGGCCTCACCGTCGACGAACTGCGGGCGAACCCCGGCGGGATCAGGGTGCCGATCGACCAGCGCGAGCGGAAGTACGCGACCGAGCTGGCCGACGGCACGGTGACCGGGTTCGGCACCGAATCCCGCCGCGTCGAGCTGTATTCGGGGCTGCTGCGGCGGCACGGGCAGCCCGCGCTGCCCACCTTCGTCGAACCGGACGGGATCGCGCCCGGCGACGCAGCGTTCCCGTACGTGCTGACCACCGCGAAGAACGGCCACTACACGCATTCGTCGCTGCGTTCGCTCGCCTCGCTGCGGCGCCGTTCCCCCGATCCCGGCGTCGACATCAGCCCGGCGCTCGCCGCGCGACGCGGTCTCGCCGAAGGGGACTGGGCGATCGTCCGCACGCCGGACGGGGAAGCGCGGCTGCGCGTGCGGCTCGACGACAGCCTCGACGACAGGGTGGTGATCGCCGAGCACGGCTGGTGGGACGACCAGGCCCCGCTCGCCACGCCCGGCCTCGCCGCGCTGGGACGGCGGACCAGCAACATCAACGCCGCGCTGTCCGACCGCAGGCGCGACCCGATCAGCGGATCGGTGCCGCTGCGGGCGGTCGCCTGCGACCTGGTCAGGGACGCCGAGACCTCGGCGGGCAACTGGGCAGGCTGGCGCGCGTTCGTCGTCACCGGGCGGACCCCGGTGGAAAACGGCGCGTTGTCGCTGACCCTGCGCCCCGCCGACGGCGGCGAGCTGCCCGAGTTCCGGCCTGGCCAGAACGTGACGGTCAGGGCGCCGCGACTGGGCACCCAGCGCGCGTACTCGCTGACGAACGGGACCGGCGACCTCCGCATCGCGGTGAAGAACATCGGCGGCCGCATGTCGGCGCACCTGCACACCGCCGGCGAGGACGTGCTGGAGCTGAAGGCGCCGACCGGCACGTTCACCCCGCCCGTCGGCGGGAACCGCACCGTGCTGTGTATCGGCGGCGGAATCGGGATCACGCCGTTCCTCGGGTACCTGGAAACGCTCGCCGAGGGCAGGCCGGTGCCGCCGCGGGTGCGCGTGGTCTACACCCATCGCGGCGAGGAGGGGGAGACCCCGATCGCGGACCGCCTCGCCGAGCTGGCCGCTGGCCTGCCCGGTGTCGAGCTGGTCCGGCACGTGACCGGCGAGGGCACCGGCCGGTTCACCGTGGACGAGCGGCTCGACGAGTTCCTCGCCACCGGGCCGGTGGTCTACCTGTGCGGGCCCGCGGCGATGATGGCCGAGCTGACCGAGCAGCTCGCCGCGCGCGGGGTCGACCGGTTCGACATCTTCGGCGAGGAGTTCTTCACCGAGGTGGAGGTGCCGGAAACCCTGTCGCCCGCGACCGTGCGGTTCACCCGCTCCGGCAGGGAAATCGTCTGGACGCCCGAGTCCGGCACCCTGCTCGACGCGGCCGAGTCCGCCGGGATCCGGCTCGGCAGCGGCTGCCGCACCGGGGTGTGCGAATCCTGCCGCGTCGAAGTGCGGCGGGGCGAGATCACCCATTTGTCCACAGTGGACACTGTGGCGGGCAGCTGCCTGACCTGCCAGGCCATCCCTCTGTCCGATGTGGACATAGAAGCATAG
- a CDS encoding DUF397 domain-containing protein, whose product MKNKVPPPRWRTSSYSGQQGDCVEVKLDTAIGVRDTKDRTGGDLDLHPSAWNALLTRLR is encoded by the coding sequence ATGAAAAACAAGGTGCCACCGCCTAGGTGGCGCACGTCGAGCTACAGCGGCCAGCAAGGCGATTGTGTCGAGGTCAAGCTCGACACGGCCATCGGCGTGCGGGACACCAAGGACCGAACCGGAGGAGACCTGGACCTCCATCCCTCGGCCTGGAACGCGCTTCTGACGCGACTCCGCTGA
- a CDS encoding DUF2165 family protein has protein sequence MAFGASGAPKATFRASSSRSATRAARRLSTAGWLMRVALFGIGFIAIGGEWFQMWRSGKWNGLQSALQNFLIAAASIVLAHLPEKNRAPE, from the coding sequence GTGGCTTTCGGGGCATCTGGCGCCCCGAAAGCCACCTTCAGGGCATCGTCAAGCCGCTCGGCCACCCGCGCCGCACGCCGTCTCTCGACGGCAGGGTGGCTGATGCGGGTCGCGCTGTTCGGCATCGGCTTCATCGCGATCGGCGGCGAGTGGTTCCAGATGTGGCGGTCCGGCAAGTGGAACGGCCTCCAGTCCGCGCTGCAGAACTTCCTGATCGCCGCGGCCAGCATCGTGCTCGCCCACCTGCCCGAGAAGAACCGCGCACCGGAATGA
- a CDS encoding M28 family peptidase yields MRAKGIGAVLAAVALSVSFGVAPADAAPETILGFTPKHSAAQRAAEQTFSGVLSPAVARELDRDLAHETGLVSTPGDYKRMRKVVDYLRSYGLQPQVHTYYVYQSVPRRIEVTMTSPRRITLPTKEPCLAVETDCANMVVGYNALSPSGDVTAPVVYANYATPADFAELDKRGISVEGKVVLARYGANFRGVKSKLAAAHGAKAVIIYSDPKDDGNTNGAVYPGGPWRNPDGIQRGSVQQLMQYGGDPLTPGWASTKDAPRIDPKDSNIAPIPTTPISYAAAEPLLKALGGPQVPANFQGGLPFPYHFGPGPTTVRVNLDIAYETKPLWDVTATVPGRSQPDQTVYVGAHRDSWTYGSDDNLSGTEAVLQIGRGIGALLKTGWRPERSITLATWDGEEYGLFGSTEYAEQMGDRLKGAVTYLNMDGAGGKHFGAAGTPSLDRTIRQVTKDVPWPGTKGSAYDAWVADHGGKVPPISRLGSGSDYTAFFDRFGVPSANIGSSTDSGNYHCSCDNFWMEDHYIDPTWQYHVATAQTVGLTTLRLANADVLPMYYSDYAAETGDYLTAFGKQQSTVDVSGLKERAAQWQRAAKAAEDRVANRLATGGDGPIEGIRNSIASRLFSATERQLLTDAGLPGRPWYRHQVYAPGINAGYGTQVLPGLHDAVLERHNPAEAATAADSFDASLRKATAVVSAAGW; encoded by the coding sequence ATGCGCGCCAAGGGAATCGGAGCGGTGCTCGCCGCCGTGGCCCTGTCGGTTTCGTTCGGTGTCGCGCCCGCGGATGCGGCGCCGGAAACGATTCTCGGATTCACACCGAAGCATTCGGCCGCACAACGGGCGGCCGAACAGACGTTCTCCGGCGTCCTCTCCCCCGCTGTCGCCCGTGAGCTCGACCGCGACCTCGCCCACGAGACCGGCCTCGTGTCGACGCCAGGCGACTACAAGCGGATGCGGAAGGTGGTGGACTACCTGCGCTCGTACGGGCTCCAGCCGCAGGTGCACACCTACTACGTCTACCAGTCGGTACCCCGCCGGATCGAGGTCACGATGACCTCGCCGCGGCGGATCACCTTGCCCACCAAGGAACCCTGCCTCGCGGTCGAGACGGACTGCGCGAACATGGTCGTCGGCTACAACGCGCTGTCGCCGTCCGGCGACGTCACCGCGCCGGTCGTCTACGCGAACTACGCGACCCCCGCGGACTTCGCCGAGCTGGACAAGCGCGGCATCAGCGTCGAGGGCAAGGTGGTGCTCGCCCGCTACGGCGCGAACTTCCGCGGGGTGAAGAGCAAGCTGGCCGCCGCGCACGGCGCGAAGGCCGTAATCATCTACTCCGACCCGAAGGACGACGGGAACACCAACGGCGCGGTCTACCCTGGCGGGCCGTGGCGCAACCCCGACGGCATCCAGCGCGGCAGCGTGCAGCAGTTGATGCAGTACGGCGGCGATCCGCTGACGCCGGGCTGGGCGTCCACGAAGGACGCGCCGCGCATCGACCCCAAGGATTCGAACATCGCGCCGATCCCGACCACGCCGATCTCCTACGCGGCGGCGGAACCGCTGCTCAAGGCGCTCGGCGGGCCGCAGGTGCCGGCGAACTTCCAGGGCGGGCTGCCGTTCCCGTACCACTTCGGCCCTGGGCCGACCACGGTGCGCGTCAACCTCGACATCGCCTACGAGACGAAGCCGCTGTGGGACGTCACCGCGACCGTGCCGGGCCGCAGCCAGCCCGACCAGACCGTCTACGTCGGCGCGCACCGCGACTCGTGGACCTACGGCAGCGACGACAACCTCTCCGGCACCGAGGCGGTGCTGCAGATCGGCCGCGGCATCGGCGCGCTGCTCAAGACCGGCTGGCGCCCCGAACGGTCGATCACGCTCGCCACGTGGGACGGCGAGGAGTACGGGCTGTTCGGGTCCACCGAGTACGCCGAACAGATGGGTGACCGGCTCAAGGGCGCGGTGACCTACCTCAACATGGACGGCGCGGGCGGCAAGCACTTCGGGGCCGCGGGCACGCCCTCGCTGGACCGGACCATCCGCCAGGTCACGAAGGACGTGCCGTGGCCGGGCACGAAGGGCTCCGCCTACGACGCGTGGGTGGCGGACCACGGCGGAAAGGTCCCGCCGATCTCCCGCCTCGGCAGCGGCTCGGACTACACGGCGTTCTTCGACCGCTTCGGCGTGCCGTCGGCCAACATCGGGTCCAGCACCGACAGCGGCAACTACCACTGCTCGTGCGACAACTTCTGGATGGAGGACCACTACATCGACCCGACGTGGCAGTACCACGTTGCCACCGCGCAGACGGTCGGGCTGACCACGTTGCGCCTGGCGAACGCGGACGTCCTGCCGATGTACTACAGCGACTACGCCGCCGAAACCGGCGACTACCTGACCGCGTTCGGCAAGCAGCAGTCCACTGTGGACGTCTCGGGGCTGAAGGAGCGCGCGGCGCAGTGGCAGCGCGCGGCCAAGGCGGCGGAGGACAGGGTGGCCAACCGGCTCGCGACCGGCGGCGACGGCCCGATCGAGGGGATCCGGAACAGCATTGCCAGCAGGCTGTTCTCGGCCACCGAACGGCAGTTGCTCACCGACGCCGGGCTGCCCGGCCGCCCCTGGTACCGGCACCAGGTCTACGCGCCGGGGATCAACGCGGGCTACGGCACGCAGGTCCTGCCCGGCTTGCACGATGCCGTGCTGGAACGCCACAACCCGGCGGAGGCGGCGACGGCCGCCGACTCGTTCGACGCGTCACTGCGCAAGGCGACCGCCGTGGTCTCCGCCGCAGGCTGGTAA
- a CDS encoding glycosyl hydrolase family 18 protein, whose protein sequence is MRGYRPILKHLSSLTAAVVVTAGLAVAGAGQAHAATALPSHVFAPYFEAWTGQSPAALSQQSGAKHLTMAFLQAATKGSCTAYWNGDAGMPIGQGTFGADIDTIQARGGDVIPSFGGYTADNTGTEIADSCTNVDSIASVFENVITTYDIPRIDLDIEDNSLTNTAGIDRRNKAIKKVQDWAASTGRSVQFSYTLPTTTHGPADSGLAVLQNAVSNNARVDVVNLMTFDYYDNAAHNMAEDTKTAATGLVSQLAALYPGKTQAQLWAMVGVTEMIGIDDFGPAETFTTADGPVVYDWAVSKGINTLSFWALQRDNGGCPGTKGSDSCSGIQQDTWQFSKTFAPFTGGGSQPADDFSVAVNPASGAVDPGGSVTPTVATALTNGAAQQVTLSVSGAPEGVSASVSPATVTAGAKATLSVSTTAAAPPGTYPITVTGTGSSGGKSVTRTATYTLTVNGANPGGSVVNGGLETGALSPWSGEASVVASPAHSGAHALQLAATGSQTGEVRQNVALQPNHAYTLKAWVQGNYAYLGVSGGASASTWTSSTGWTQLSVPFTTGASGAVTVFAHGWYGQGAVYADDFSIT, encoded by the coding sequence ATGCGTGGGTACAGACCGATCCTGAAACACCTCAGTTCGCTGACCGCCGCCGTCGTCGTCACCGCGGGGCTCGCCGTGGCGGGTGCCGGGCAGGCACACGCGGCCACCGCACTTCCATCGCACGTCTTCGCGCCGTACTTCGAGGCGTGGACCGGCCAGAGCCCGGCGGCGCTCTCGCAGCAGTCGGGCGCGAAGCACCTGACCATGGCCTTCCTGCAGGCCGCGACGAAGGGCTCCTGCACCGCCTACTGGAACGGCGACGCGGGCATGCCGATCGGGCAGGGCACCTTCGGCGCCGACATCGACACCATCCAGGCACGCGGCGGTGACGTCATCCCGTCCTTCGGCGGCTACACCGCGGACAACACCGGCACCGAGATCGCGGACAGCTGCACCAATGTGGACTCGATCGCGTCGGTGTTCGAAAACGTGATCACCACCTACGACATCCCGCGGATCGATCTGGACATCGAGGACAATTCGCTGACGAACACCGCGGGGATCGACCGCCGGAACAAGGCGATCAAGAAGGTGCAGGACTGGGCGGCGTCCACCGGGCGCTCCGTGCAGTTCTCCTACACTCTGCCCACCACGACGCACGGGCCCGCCGATTCCGGGCTCGCCGTGCTGCAAAACGCGGTGTCCAACAACGCGCGCGTGGACGTCGTCAACCTGATGACCTTCGACTACTACGACAACGCCGCGCACAACATGGCCGAGGACACCAAGACCGCGGCCACCGGGCTGGTCTCGCAGCTTGCCGCGCTCTACCCGGGCAAGACCCAGGCGCAGCTGTGGGCGATGGTCGGGGTCACCGAGATGATCGGCATCGACGACTTCGGCCCCGCGGAGACCTTCACCACCGCCGACGGGCCCGTGGTCTACGACTGGGCGGTGTCGAAGGGGATCAACACGCTGTCGTTCTGGGCGTTGCAGCGCGACAACGGCGGCTGCCCCGGCACGAAGGGGTCCGACAGCTGCTCCGGAATCCAGCAGGACACCTGGCAGTTCAGCAAGACCTTCGCCCCGTTCACCGGCGGCGGCAGCCAGCCCGCGGACGACTTTTCGGTCGCGGTGAACCCGGCTTCGGGCGCGGTCGACCCCGGCGGTTCGGTCACGCCCACCGTCGCCACCGCGCTCACCAACGGCGCGGCCCAGCAGGTCACGCTCAGCGTCAGCGGCGCGCCGGAAGGGGTCAGCGCCTCGGTCAGCCCCGCGACGGTCACCGCGGGCGCCAAGGCGACGCTGTCGGTCTCGACCACCGCGGCGGCCCCGCCGGGCACCTACCCGATCACGGTGACCGGCACGGGCTCCTCCGGCGGCAAGAGCGTGACCCGCACGGCCACCTACACGCTCACCGTCAACGGCGCGAACCCCGGCGGCTCGGTCGTCAACGGCGGGCTGGAAACCGGCGCGCTGAGCCCGTGGAGCGGTGAGGCCTCGGTGGTCGCCAGCCCGGCGCATTCCGGCGCGCACGCGCTACAGCTCGCCGCGACCGGTTCGCAGACCGGTGAGGTCCGCCAGAACGTCGCGCTGCAGCCGAACCACGCGTACACGCTCAAAGCCTGGGTGCAGGGCAACTACGCCTACCTCGGGGTGAGCGGCGGCGCCAGCGCGAGCACGTGGACCTCGTCGACCGGCTGGACCCAGCTGAGCGTGCCGTTCACCACCGGCGCCTCGGGCGCGGTGACGGTGTTCGCGCACGGCTGGTACGGCCAGGGCGCGGTCTACGCCGACGACTTCTCCATCACCTGA
- a CDS encoding SDR family oxidoreductase, protein MILVTGATGAIGKHLVRELDQAGTPFAAFVRDEAKGQALGCEFIVGDFGDPASVAAAMRGVDVLLLNGNGALPVEGEQPMIAQQKAVIDAARDAGVSHIVKISAQGAREGGKLSTGAHWEIERHLKSSGVGWSILRPNSFMQNFITGAATLIESGTVQGPFPHSRVPYVDCYDIAACAAALLTAAGPTSRTFALTGPESLTQREIADRFGIALGTPVTSVELSPEDMVAGLRSQGLPEWFARDAVALWADVAADRTLATTTGTVEELTGRAPRTFDEFLTANLAAFR, encoded by the coding sequence ATGATCCTGGTGACCGGAGCGACCGGCGCGATCGGCAAGCACCTCGTACGGGAGCTCGACCAAGCGGGAACCCCGTTCGCCGCGTTCGTCCGCGATGAGGCCAAGGGACAGGCGCTCGGCTGTGAATTCATCGTCGGCGACTTCGGCGATCCCGCTTCCGTCGCCGCCGCCATGCGAGGTGTCGACGTGCTCCTGCTCAACGGCAACGGCGCGCTGCCCGTCGAGGGCGAGCAGCCGATGATCGCCCAGCAGAAGGCCGTGATCGACGCCGCGCGCGACGCGGGCGTCTCCCACATCGTGAAGATTTCGGCCCAGGGCGCCAGGGAAGGCGGAAAGCTCTCCACCGGCGCTCACTGGGAGATCGAGCGTCACCTGAAGTCCTCCGGCGTCGGCTGGAGCATCCTGCGACCGAACTCGTTCATGCAGAACTTCATCACCGGCGCGGCGACGCTGATCGAGAGCGGGACCGTCCAGGGCCCGTTCCCGCACAGCCGGGTGCCCTACGTCGACTGCTACGACATCGCCGCGTGCGCGGCGGCACTGCTCACCGCGGCGGGCCCCACCAGCCGCACCTTCGCCCTCACCGGCCCGGAAAGCCTTACCCAGCGAGAAATCGCCGACCGGTTCGGCATCGCGCTCGGCACACCGGTGACCTCTGTGGAACTGAGCCCCGAAGACATGGTGGCCGGGCTGCGAAGCCAGGGGCTCCCGGAATGGTTCGCGCGCGACGCCGTGGCCCTGTGGGCCGACGTGGCGGCGGACCGCACTTTGGCGACCACGACGGGGACCGTCGAAGAGCTCACCGGACGGGCACCGCGGACGTTCGACGAGTTCCTCACCGCGAACCTCGCCGCGTTTCGCTGA
- a CDS encoding Scr1 family TA system antitoxin-like transcriptional regulator, whose amino-acid sequence MGSTNASTPRARALADMLNAVLEKSRHSQRSIAKLMGYSHVTVGRWTRGEATPDDVTVATFLAHLGIVGEERDRILEVASAPDGGDWLTVGPGGIPSQLAGVMNLERNAVRLTNWSPLFVPGMLQTQAYARAIIERSPRITDSEIDHLVTVRLGRQHAISRDEAPLKITSFLGVPALRGGIGGTSVMCGQLRYLLKASRFENVDLRVVPVDGEWHNGIMGPFSLYDSSGGEPTVLHIEHHRTGAFISDPSDVHAYQEDLVKDLRRLAYGPDETRELIQEELKNREDA is encoded by the coding sequence ATGGGTAGTACCAACGCCAGTACACCGCGGGCGCGAGCGCTGGCGGACATGTTGAACGCCGTTCTCGAAAAGTCGCGGCACTCGCAGCGCAGCATCGCCAAGCTCATGGGCTACAGCCACGTGACGGTCGGTCGGTGGACGCGCGGCGAAGCGACACCGGACGATGTCACCGTCGCGACTTTCCTGGCGCATCTCGGCATCGTGGGCGAAGAACGCGACCGGATCCTCGAAGTCGCGAGCGCGCCGGACGGCGGCGACTGGCTGACCGTCGGCCCCGGTGGGATCCCGAGCCAGCTGGCCGGGGTGATGAACCTCGAACGCAACGCCGTGCGGCTCACAAACTGGTCACCGCTGTTCGTCCCAGGAATGCTGCAAACACAGGCTTATGCGAGGGCGATCATCGAACGCTCGCCAAGGATCACGGACAGCGAGATCGACCACCTCGTGACCGTCCGGCTCGGTCGGCAACACGCGATCTCGCGCGACGAAGCTCCACTCAAGATAACGTCGTTCCTCGGCGTTCCCGCGCTCCGAGGTGGGATCGGCGGCACGAGCGTGATGTGCGGCCAGTTGCGCTACCTGCTGAAGGCGTCGAGGTTCGAGAACGTCGACCTTCGCGTCGTTCCGGTGGACGGCGAGTGGCACAACGGCATCATGGGCCCGTTCTCCCTCTACGATTCCTCGGGCGGCGAGCCGACCGTGCTGCACATCGAGCACCATCGCACCGGTGCGTTCATCTCGGATCCGAGCGATGTCCACGCCTACCAGGAAGACCTGGTCAAGGACCTGCGCCGACTGGCGTACGGCCCGGACGAAACCCGGGAGCTGATTCAGGAAGAACTGAAGAATCGAGAGGACGCATGA
- a CDS encoding TetR/AcrR family transcriptional regulator has product MDPTKRPRRADSRRNYERLLSVADAAFAERGTSAPLEGIARESGVAIGTLYGHFPTRLALIDALLHERNEALFAEGERLRAQEPPGEALEAWIRAAVDHAAIYQGLAALLVAGIDDRASDLHDACRRMESIGGRIAAGASEAGAVRRGVTAADVSTVISAVAWVREQVSPAQADRLLATALAGLRQAS; this is encoded by the coding sequence ATGGATCCCACGAAACGGCCACGACGGGCGGACTCGCGCCGCAACTACGAGCGGCTCCTCTCGGTGGCCGACGCCGCGTTCGCCGAACGCGGGACCAGCGCACCGCTGGAGGGGATCGCGCGCGAGTCCGGCGTCGCGATCGGCACGCTCTACGGGCACTTCCCGACCAGGCTCGCCTTGATCGACGCGCTGCTGCACGAACGGAACGAGGCGTTGTTCGCGGAGGGGGAGCGGTTGCGGGCGCAGGAGCCGCCCGGCGAGGCGCTCGAGGCGTGGATCCGCGCGGCGGTGGACCACGCGGCCATCTACCAGGGGCTGGCCGCGTTGCTCGTCGCCGGGATCGACGACAGGGCGTCAGACCTCCACGACGCGTGCCGCCGCATGGAGTCGATCGGCGGGCGGATCGCCGCCGGCGCGAGCGAGGCGGGTGCCGTCCGGCGTGGCGTCACCGCGGCCGATGTGTCCACTGTGATCAGTGCGGTCGCGTGGGTGCGCGAACAGGTTTCCCCCGCGCAGGCCGACCGGCTGCTGGCCACCGCGCTGGCGGGGCTCCGGCAGGCGTCCTGA
- a CDS encoding DoxX family protein: MYRLDSARDHVLGLFRIVVGFLFACHGLKTLFGVLGAKAPAVVGTWPGWWAALIQLVGGALVLLGIGTRVAALICSGSMAYAYFSSHAPDGLLPIGNGGEPATLFCWAFLLIAFTGPGRFALSSLVVPARSRAESPSVSATRTE, translated from the coding sequence ATGTACCGGCTCGACTCGGCCCGTGATCACGTGCTCGGGCTCTTCCGCATCGTCGTCGGCTTCCTGTTCGCCTGCCACGGCCTGAAGACCCTGTTCGGGGTCCTCGGCGCGAAGGCGCCCGCGGTGGTCGGCACCTGGCCAGGCTGGTGGGCGGCGCTCATCCAGCTCGTAGGAGGTGCGCTGGTCCTGCTCGGCATCGGGACCAGGGTCGCCGCGCTGATCTGCTCGGGCTCCATGGCCTACGCCTACTTCAGCTCGCACGCGCCCGACGGGTTGCTGCCCATCGGCAACGGCGGCGAGCCCGCCACCCTGTTCTGCTGGGCGTTCCTGCTCATCGCGTTCACCGGGCCTGGCCGCTTCGCGCTCAGCTCGCTGGTGGTCCCGGCGCGGTCGCGGGCCGAGTCGCCGTCGGTGTCCGCGACGCGCACCGAATGA